From Fusarium oxysporum f. sp. lycopersici 4287 chromosome 10, whole genome shotgun sequence:
GAGAGGTCGTACGATCTCTCGGGCCATTGActtgagctcatcaagaCGCTTCTCAAATCGCCGGAGGTTCTCCCGGCTGTATAGCTCCGGAGTGAGCTTGAGGAAGCGCTTGCAGTCATCGTGGCCGAGGAAAGATGCGGGATTATTCGAACCGAGTTGGCGATATGCACGACCTACAGAATTCAACGGCGGGGCGGCGGGGGGTAAGGCGGCGACGCTGCGGCCGCCGTCACGAGAGGTCGTCCTGCGTCGCTGATCGGGAGGCGGCTGCGGAGAGGTGTTGTCGGCCAGCCATTGGCGGAAGAGGCTTATGGACAGCCAGTCGAGGTAGTTGTTGCTTGGGCCGACACGTTCACCACGGCTGTTGGTGAGCCCAAGACGGTACAGGCGTCCCTCGATGCGACCGACCGTATCTTCCAGTTCGTCAACCTTGTCCTCAATAATATCCAAGACAATGTCGGGCAGGGCTGCACGCAGGCTGCGTTCCCCGACCGGCCACTGCCCAACGACGTGAATCAGGGCTTCCTGAAATATCACCCTGCTACGAGCTAGGTACCCGAGGCGCAGATATGAGATTGGGTATTTGGCGATTTGCTTCCAGAGCCGTGACTGGAACTGCAGCATGTGGTGATCGACTCGAGGTCCCACCACAGCAAGGGCGTCATATTGGTCGGCGAGGTTGAGCAAGCTCTTGCATTGGACATAGGCATCTGCGACATTGACACCATCGAGGTTGGGCGGGTAATTGTAAAAGATGCGAAAAAGGTTGTCGTAGTCGCGCAAAAGGTCCTCGTCCGCTTGCGATAGCTCTTGGGCTGGAGGTGGGTGGTTGGAGGAGAGACTGAGGTTGGCGACAGAGCGGAAGAAACCACCTGAGGCTGACGAATTGGACAACGATCGCGAATGTGAGTGGGAGTGCTTGGAGCGACTCTGAGAGCGTGAGTCT
This genomic window contains:
- a CDS encoding hypothetical protein (At least one base has a quality score < 10), whose protein sequence is MVSTLEPPTASSVSRRGPSSVVSRRSQSDSRSKRYNRSHTGGTSHALHNDFPVFSSGDVEIIVRAHDTPPDAAPVQNRYLLHRHTLTRSSGFFETSTSSQWSRARALPAGNELSRIGEDGEPDSVSASEVSSVSQRGSIHPPRKRWRYELGPKSGPNDIPMLVQRDESSRDTTQSLFGPASAPPAVSARDSRSQSRSKHSHSHSRSLSNSSASGGFFRSVANLSLSSNHPPPAQELSQADEDLLRDYDNLFRIFYNYPPNLDGVNVADAYVQCKSLLNLADQYDALAVVGPRVDHHMLQFQSRLWKQIAKYPISYLRLGYLARSRVIFQEALIHVVGQWPVGERSLRAALPDIVLDIIEDKVDELEDTVGRIEGRLYRLGLTNSRGERVGPSNNYLDWLSISLFRQWLADNTSPQPPPDQRRRTTSRDGGRSVAALPPAAPPLNSVGRAYRQLGSNNPASFLGHDDCKRFLKLTPELYSRENLRRFEKRLDELKSMAREIVRPLMGSNLELDMGGTSRTPDSVTYLTCINVGNRDLPWVMEDQTTVGLVAN